Proteins found in one Vallitalea guaymasensis genomic segment:
- a CDS encoding sensor histidine kinase — MKNIADGFHNISIKRKIIILGLIMILYPIILVIIFGMYNNEKIIKDRFVSYVENDVMNAKVRMSNDLDFMEEIFQEVLYNIDAYDLFRSKPKDININNTMLEYKFQKDMNKYLKSTIFAKQEFDLVTMQFVSDNSVYYAAKEKGLVNIGKIPKEEFKKVTEDNNQVLYYFDKEDNGQYIYLVRSIYDINSFDKIGIMSFRIDNNYLQEILSHTYREPAESTYLYTYEGDRIVYAGRNYNNQIIESKKLYLNEKGTYTHTINGNNYYVIVETIDDVNLKIISVITTDMLISDTRKVFDLIIILCIISMPIYIIIANMIYSEIISPFNLLVSKMKDIEKGELNTSIDIIRKNEIGYLYNSFNSMAKRLKYLVECVYEEEIARKNAEISALQSQINPHFLYNTLETINWKAQLSGEQDIAEMVQALSKLMDANMNRNGEKFSTIEQEIQYMDSFLFLIQKRFGKKIEYDKIIDQNILKEKLPKLIIQPIVENAIKHGIEPVGRGKILIGISEKDEKLIIEVEDNGAGIEVPKLKSINVELSDNKYIAEEQDNSKSIGLKNVYRRLLLIYGKEAEISILSTYTKGTKVTLKVPKTVLTKN; from the coding sequence GTGAAAAATATTGCAGATGGTTTCCACAATATATCCATTAAGAGAAAAATAATAATACTTGGTCTGATTATGATATTATATCCAATCATACTTGTCATTATATTCGGTATGTATAACAATGAGAAAATAATAAAAGACCGTTTTGTAAGTTATGTTGAGAATGATGTCATGAATGCTAAGGTGAGAATGTCCAATGACCTTGATTTCATGGAAGAGATATTTCAAGAAGTTCTTTATAATATTGATGCATATGATTTATTTAGGTCAAAACCAAAAGATATCAATATTAACAACACCATGCTTGAATACAAATTTCAAAAGGACATGAACAAATATCTGAAATCCACTATATTCGCTAAACAGGAGTTTGATCTAGTAACTATGCAATTTGTAAGCGATAATAGTGTGTATTATGCAGCAAAAGAAAAAGGACTTGTTAATATAGGTAAAATTCCAAAAGAAGAATTTAAAAAAGTCACTGAAGACAATAATCAAGTATTATATTATTTTGATAAAGAAGATAATGGACAGTATATATATCTAGTCCGCTCAATATATGATATAAATAGTTTTGACAAAATTGGTATAATGTCCTTCAGGATTGATAATAATTATCTCCAAGAGATATTGAGTCATACATATAGAGAGCCTGCAGAGTCCACTTATCTATACACTTATGAGGGTGACAGAATCGTGTATGCAGGCAGGAATTATAATAATCAGATTATAGAAAGCAAGAAATTATACCTTAATGAAAAAGGAACATACACTCATACGATCAACGGAAACAACTATTATGTAATTGTTGAAACCATAGACGATGTAAATCTAAAGATAATTAGTGTGATAACTACAGACATGTTGATATCAGATACCAGAAAAGTATTTGATCTGATTATAATTCTGTGTATCATCAGCATGCCTATATACATCATAATAGCAAACATGATATATAGCGAAATAATATCGCCCTTCAATTTGTTGGTGTCCAAGATGAAAGATATAGAAAAAGGAGAATTGAATACAAGTATAGATATAATAAGGAAAAACGAAATAGGGTATCTCTATAACTCGTTCAACAGTATGGCTAAGAGATTAAAGTATCTAGTTGAATGTGTCTATGAAGAAGAGATAGCAAGGAAAAACGCAGAAATATCAGCCTTGCAATCACAGATTAACCCTCATTTTCTATACAACACTCTAGAGACAATAAACTGGAAAGCACAATTGTCGGGAGAACAGGATATAGCAGAAATGGTACAAGCATTATCCAAGCTCATGGATGCCAATATGAACCGTAATGGAGAAAAATTCTCAACTATAGAACAAGAAATACAATATATGGACAGCTTTCTATTCTTAATACAAAAAAGATTCGGTAAAAAAATTGAATACGATAAAATTATAGACCAGAATATTTTAAAAGAAAAATTACCAAAACTAATTATTCAACCTATAGTTGAAAATGCCATCAAACACGGAATTGAGCCTGTAGGTAGAGGTAAAATATTAATAGGAATATCTGAAAAAGATGAAAAATTGATAATAGAAGTGGAAGATAATGGGGCAGGTATAGAAGTACCCAAGTTAAAATCTATCAATGTCGAGCTAAGTGATAATAAATATATTGCAGAAGAACAAGACAATTCCAAGAGTATCGGGCTTAAGAATGTTTACAGGAGATTGTTGCTTATATATGGAAAAGAAGCAGAGATTTCCATATTAAGTACATATACAAAAGGTACAAAAGTTACACTTAAGGTTCCAAAAACAGTGCTGACCAAGAATTAG
- the deoC gene encoding deoxyribose-phosphate aldolase gives MNLSKYIDHTILKPNASEEDVKRICDEAEKYNFASVCINPSYVKYVAESLKETDVMTCTVIGFPLGATPKEVKAFETVNAIENGADEVDMVINIGYLKSKKYKEVEEDIEAVVNAAKGKAHVKVIIETCLLTDDEKIKACELSVKAGADFVKTSTGFSTGGATLEDVRLMKETVGDKAKVKASGGVRDYETAVAMIEAGADRIGTSSGVAFVSEK, from the coding sequence ATGAATTTATCAAAATATATAGATCATACAATATTAAAACCAAATGCCAGTGAAGAAGATGTAAAAAGAATATGTGATGAAGCCGAAAAATACAATTTTGCTTCTGTATGTATTAATCCATCTTACGTAAAATATGTAGCAGAATCATTAAAAGAAACAGATGTCATGACTTGTACAGTAATAGGTTTCCCTCTAGGAGCAACTCCAAAAGAAGTAAAAGCCTTTGAAACTGTTAATGCCATAGAAAATGGTGCAGATGAAGTAGATATGGTTATTAACATAGGGTACTTGAAAAGCAAGAAATACAAAGAAGTAGAGGAAGACATTGAAGCTGTAGTCAATGCAGCTAAAGGAAAAGCTCATGTAAAAGTTATCATTGAGACTTGTCTTCTAACAGATGATGAGAAGATAAAAGCTTGTGAATTATCTGTAAAGGCTGGAGCTGATTTTGTTAAGACTTCCACTGGATTCAGCACTGGCGGTGCTACACTTGAAGATGTGAGATTGATGAAAGAAACTGTAGGCGATAAAGCTAAAGTAAAAGCATCAGGTGGAGTAAGAGATTATGAAACTGCTGTAGCCATGATTGAAGCAGGAGCTGACAGAATCGGTACAAGTTCTGGAGTAGCATTTGTAAGTGAAAAGTAA
- a CDS encoding substrate-binding domain-containing protein, translated as MKKFLVGILVLTLMFSVVGCGQKANDTSKEDDNSKDGGTKQIKIGLSMNTLNNPFFVDVSNGAKKGAKDNDVELFVTDAQNQPSKQQTDVENLLQKDLDLLIIDPCDSDAIVAAIETANEKDVPVITIDRAAKGGEVVAHMGFNAIHSGNIAGEYLVDVLNGKGKIVEIMGIMGTNVAQDRSKGFNEIVDKTEGFEVVATQSANFDRAEAMKVMENILQANAEIDGVYAANDEMALGALEAIEAAGRLDEIVLIGCDAIDPSLEAIRGDKLEATIAEPPFFLGKNAVLMGLDYINGKEIEKNIILDSTLVTKDNVDDIVTKEE; from the coding sequence ATGAAAAAATTTTTAGTAGGTATTTTAGTTTTAACTCTTATGTTTTCGGTAGTAGGTTGTGGACAAAAAGCAAATGATACTAGTAAAGAGGATGACAATTCAAAAGATGGTGGAACAAAACAAATCAAGATTGGTTTATCAATGAATACCTTGAACAATCCATTCTTTGTAGACGTTTCAAATGGTGCTAAAAAAGGTGCAAAAGATAACGACGTTGAATTATTCGTTACAGATGCTCAGAATCAGCCAAGTAAACAACAAACTGATGTAGAGAATCTATTACAAAAAGATTTGGATTTACTAATCATAGATCCATGTGATAGTGATGCTATAGTAGCTGCAATTGAAACAGCTAATGAAAAAGATGTACCTGTAATAACAATTGACAGAGCTGCAAAAGGCGGAGAAGTTGTTGCACATATGGGATTCAATGCAATTCATTCAGGAAATATTGCTGGAGAATACTTAGTTGATGTACTTAATGGAAAAGGTAAAATAGTTGAGATTATGGGTATTATGGGTACTAACGTTGCTCAAGACAGAAGTAAAGGTTTCAATGAAATAGTTGATAAGACAGAAGGTTTTGAAGTTGTTGCTACTCAAAGTGCTAATTTCGATAGAGCTGAAGCAATGAAGGTTATGGAAAACATTCTACAAGCAAATGCTGAGATTGACGGAGTATACGCAGCTAATGATGAAATGGCTCTAGGTGCACTAGAAGCTATTGAAGCAGCTGGAAGATTAGATGAAATAGTTTTAATTGGTTGTGACGCTATCGATCCATCATTAGAAGCTATCAGAGGAGACAAACTAGAAGCAACAATCGCTGAACCACCTTTCTTCTTAGGAAAGAATGCAGTATTAATGGGATTAGATTATATAAATGGTAAAGAAATAGAGAAAAATATCATATTAGATTCAACATTAGTAACTAAAGATAATGTTGATGATATAGTAACTAAAGAAGAATAA
- a CDS encoding ABC transporter permease: MNMKKLGLKLLTKYRTVSVLVLILIIATCLSNSFLTFNNLLNVIRQVSIIAIIASGMTFVILTGGIDLSVGSIVAISGALSAYTLLNTNSVVLAIIVALIVGSICGAFNGIIITKGNLPPFIATLAVMTFVRGFVLVFTNGSPIAARMKAYNFIGKGYLFGIPFPIIILIVVFAIGFFILKYTAFGRSVFSIGGNREATRLSGINVKRVETLVYTISGLLAGLTGLILTARLGSAQPTAGKGYELDAIAAVILGGTSLSGGQGAIIPTVFGALILGVLDNILVLIDVNPFASDIVKGFVILLAVLADSKFKSVSSKLDE; encoded by the coding sequence ATGAATATGAAAAAATTAGGATTGAAGTTATTAACGAAATATAGAACGGTATCAGTATTGGTCTTGATATTAATAATTGCAACATGTTTATCTAATTCATTTCTGACATTTAATAACTTGTTGAATGTAATAAGACAAGTTTCTATCATTGCAATTATTGCATCAGGTATGACTTTTGTAATACTGACAGGTGGTATTGATTTATCCGTAGGTTCCATAGTGGCAATATCTGGAGCATTATCAGCTTATACGTTGTTAAATACTAACAGTGTAGTATTAGCTATTATTGTTGCCTTGATAGTAGGAAGTATATGTGGAGCATTTAACGGAATCATAATAACTAAAGGTAATTTACCTCCATTTATTGCAACATTGGCGGTTATGACTTTTGTGAGAGGATTCGTATTAGTATTCACTAATGGTTCTCCTATAGCGGCAAGAATGAAAGCTTACAATTTTATAGGTAAGGGTTATCTATTCGGTATACCTTTTCCAATTATTATATTAATAGTTGTATTTGCAATTGGGTTTTTTATACTTAAATATACTGCTTTTGGAAGAAGTGTATTCAGTATAGGTGGTAACAGAGAAGCCACTAGATTATCTGGTATCAATGTCAAAAGAGTAGAAACACTGGTATATACAATAAGTGGTTTATTGGCAGGTCTAACTGGACTAATATTAACAGCTAGGTTAGGTTCTGCACAGCCAACAGCTGGTAAAGGCTATGAACTGGATGCGATAGCAGCAGTAATCTTGGGTGGAACTAGTCTTTCAGGTGGACAAGGAGCAATTATTCCTACTGTATTTGGAGCATTGATCTTAGGGGTACTTGATAACATATTGGTATTGATTGATGTGAATCCATTTGCATCAGACATAGTTAAAGGATTTGTTATTTTGCTGGCTGTTCTTGCAGACAGTAAATTTAAATCAGTTTCATCAAAACTAGATGAATAA
- a CDS encoding sugar ABC transporter ATP-binding protein: MADKKLILELENITKIFPGVKALDNVKLEIYEGEVHALCGENGAGKSTLMKIISGAQEYTSGNMRYQGKNVKFSSTKEAQELGISMIYQEFNLIPHLTVAENIFLGRYPVSKRGIIDWKKMNQDAIDLIAKVGMNISPKKLVKDLSVAEAQMIEISKCLSINSKVIIMDEPTAALTDEEIECLFDIIENLKKENIAIIYISHRMNEIFRITDRVTIFRDGKFINSMLTKDTDHDEIVRLMVGSDLTNLYPKRDYVRSKEVVFEAKNIVYKNSIKDVSFKLYKGEILGIAGLLGSGNILLSKLLAGYYGDYDGEVLIKGKKAKIKNPAQALSKGIFVVSDDRKNEGLVLVRNVKENISLASLKSIMSNGLLSDKKDMEMSKKEIDKLNIKVSSPHQIVGNLSGGNQQKVVFGKMLETNPEIIFLNEPTRGIDIGAKAEIYNIMHELTKQGISIVLITSDLPELIGMSDRGLVMREGEVAASISKDKLTQENVLSYAAGAGGVE, translated from the coding sequence ATGGCTGATAAGAAACTAATTCTAGAGTTAGAGAATATCACTAAGATATTTCCAGGTGTAAAAGCCTTAGATAATGTTAAATTAGAGATATATGAAGGAGAAGTACATGCTTTATGTGGAGAAAATGGAGCTGGTAAATCTACTCTGATGAAAATAATATCTGGTGCTCAGGAATATACTTCTGGTAACATGCGTTATCAAGGTAAAAACGTAAAATTTTCTTCTACTAAAGAAGCACAAGAATTAGGTATATCCATGATTTACCAAGAATTCAATCTTATACCTCATCTAACTGTAGCTGAAAATATTTTTCTTGGAAGGTATCCTGTAAGTAAAAGAGGCATTATTGATTGGAAAAAGATGAATCAAGATGCCATAGATCTGATTGCAAAAGTAGGAATGAACATAAGTCCTAAAAAACTTGTGAAAGATTTATCTGTAGCAGAAGCCCAGATGATAGAGATATCCAAATGTCTATCAATAAATTCAAAAGTAATCATAATGGACGAGCCAACGGCTGCATTGACAGATGAAGAGATAGAATGCTTATTTGATATAATTGAAAATCTCAAAAAGGAGAACATAGCAATTATCTATATCTCCCATAGAATGAATGAGATATTCCGTATAACTGACAGAGTCACCATTTTTAGAGATGGAAAATTCATAAATAGTATGTTGACAAAAGATACTGACCATGATGAGATAGTTCGCTTGATGGTTGGTAGCGATTTAACCAATCTATATCCTAAGAGGGATTATGTAAGGTCAAAAGAAGTGGTATTTGAAGCAAAAAATATTGTATATAAAAATAGTATCAAAGATGTTTCATTCAAATTGTACAAAGGTGAAATCTTAGGAATAGCTGGATTATTAGGATCAGGTAATATATTACTATCAAAACTTCTAGCAGGATACTATGGAGACTATGATGGTGAAGTCTTGATAAAAGGTAAAAAAGCCAAGATAAAAAATCCTGCACAAGCTCTTTCAAAAGGAATATTTGTTGTATCAGATGACAGAAAGAATGAAGGATTGGTCTTAGTTAGAAATGTAAAAGAAAACATTTCACTAGCTTCATTAAAATCTATAATGTCAAATGGACTCCTATCTGACAAAAAAGATATGGAAATGTCCAAAAAAGAGATTGATAAATTGAATATAAAAGTTTCTTCACCACATCAGATAGTAGGTAATCTAAGCGGGGGTAATCAGCAAAAAGTAGTATTTGGAAAGATGCTTGAAACCAACCCAGAGATAATATTCTTGAATGAACCTACAAGAGGTATTGACATTGGAGCAAAAGCAGAAATATATAATATAATGCATGAACTTACTAAACAAGGAATCAGCATCGTTTTGATTACATCCGATCTGCCTGAATTAATAGGAATGAGTGACAGAGGATTGGTTATGCGAGAAGGTGAAGTAGCAGCTTCCATTAGTAAGGATAAATTAACACAAGAAAATGTATTATCATATGCAGCTGGAGCAGGAGGGGTTGAATAA
- the rbsD gene encoding D-ribose pyranase, giving the protein MLKGGILNPQMANLLAELGHKDTIVVSDAGLPMPLEVERVDLAWKPNEPRYLDVLKEVLKSLVVEKIILAEELKTVSPDMHKEIIDLFPEDMEIEYVPHVMFKEKTKQARGIIRTGEFTPYPSIILVSGCAY; this is encoded by the coding sequence ATGTTAAAAGGTGGAATTCTCAATCCTCAGATGGCTAATCTATTAGCAGAACTGGGGCACAAAGATACAATTGTAGTAAGTGATGCTGGATTACCTATGCCGCTAGAAGTAGAAAGAGTAGACTTAGCATGGAAACCTAATGAACCAAGATATCTGGATGTTTTAAAAGAAGTGTTAAAATCTCTAGTTGTGGAGAAAATAATATTGGCAGAAGAGTTAAAAACTGTTAGCCCAGATATGCATAAAGAAATTATTGACTTATTTCCAGAAGACATGGAAATAGAGTATGTGCCACATGTTATGTTCAAAGAAAAAACAAAACAGGCAAGAGGGATAATAAGAACTGGTGAATTTACTCCATATCCAAGCATTATATTAGTAAGTGGTTGTGCTTACTAA
- the rbsK gene encoding ribokinase, with translation MRHDIVILGSFVVDLMGRADHLPKPGETVKGSMFKLGPGGKGSNQGVAANRAGANVTMITKIGDDLFGKVATDFFEEEGMDTSYVFEDKEIETGTALILVDENTSQNSILVTSGACGNIKDEEILKCEDKIKGAKVFLTQLETNLEAVESAVDIAKKNNITTVLNPAPIQPISDELLSKIDIITPNEVEASILTGVEITDMDDAKKAADVFIEKGVNNVIITMGSQGVYVRCNGEERIIPRYEVDAIDTTGAGDAFNGGFVTALGEDKGIFEAAEFGNAVGALSVTKIGTAPAMPTRDAINNFIINNTRN, from the coding sequence ATGAGACATGACATTGTTATACTAGGCAGCTTTGTTGTTGATTTAATGGGAAGAGCAGACCACTTACCAAAGCCAGGAGAAACTGTGAAAGGCTCAATGTTCAAGTTAGGACCTGGAGGGAAAGGTTCCAATCAAGGAGTAGCAGCCAATAGGGCAGGAGCAAATGTAACAATGATTACAAAAATAGGTGATGACCTATTTGGAAAAGTTGCAACTGATTTTTTTGAAGAAGAAGGTATGGACACAAGTTATGTGTTTGAGGATAAGGAAATAGAAACAGGAACAGCATTAATATTAGTAGACGAGAATACTAGTCAAAACAGTATTTTGGTTACATCAGGGGCATGTGGCAATATCAAAGATGAAGAAATATTGAAATGTGAAGATAAGATAAAAGGTGCAAAAGTATTCTTAACCCAGCTGGAGACTAATTTAGAAGCTGTAGAGTCAGCAGTGGATATAGCTAAGAAAAACAACATAACAACTGTTCTTAATCCTGCACCTATCCAACCTATATCAGATGAACTACTATCAAAGATTGATATTATCACACCTAATGAAGTAGAAGCATCAATACTGACAGGTGTAGAGATCACAGATATGGATGATGCAAAGAAAGCAGCAGATGTTTTTATTGAAAAAGGTGTAAATAATGTAATTATCACTATGGGAAGTCAAGGAGTATATGTAAGATGCAATGGAGAAGAAAGAATAATCCCAAGATATGAAGTAGATGCAATTGATACAACAGGAGCAGGAGATGCTTTTAATGGCGGATTCGTAACAGCATTAGGAGAAGATAAAGGAATCTTTGAAGCTGCTGAATTCGGAAATGCTGTAGGAGCTTTATCAGTTACAAAAATAGGTACTGCACCTGCAATGCCAACAAGAGATGCTATTAACAATTTTATAATAAACAATACAAGGAACTAA
- a CDS encoding LacI family DNA-binding transcriptional regulator: MIIAPITISDIAKKSKVSVATVSRVLNDSDKVKEQTKEKVLKAIKELNYAPSDIARSLSRNITNTIGVVVPDINNPFFGQVIKGISSVTDKNDLYMLLCDTDENEQKEMKFIEMLKRQRIRGLIITPTADNDKFNAKYLSILENLNVPVVLLDRDVKYSKFDGVFLDSISGTYDAIECFIKEGHRKIAIISGPLSSKPGRDRLRGYKKALTMNGIEIDDRYIFYGDFRLESGYELTQEILKMEDPPTAIFVSNNMMNLGCIKALTEANVRIPEDMALIGFDEIELLNIMNMDISVVSRPTAQMGEVAMEILLDRLNEQKVDNQDTKRIILLPTLILRGSEKNTK, from the coding sequence ATGATTATAGCACCGATAACAATTAGCGATATAGCTAAAAAATCGAAAGTATCAGTAGCTACAGTGTCCAGGGTGCTTAATGATTCTGATAAAGTTAAAGAACAGACCAAAGAAAAAGTTCTAAAAGCGATAAAAGAATTGAATTATGCACCCAGTGATATTGCAAGAAGTTTATCTAGGAACATAACCAATACAATAGGTGTGGTTGTGCCAGATATCAATAACCCATTCTTCGGACAAGTTATAAAAGGAATCAGTTCCGTAACTGACAAGAATGATTTATATATGCTTTTATGCGATACTGATGAAAATGAACAGAAGGAAATGAAATTCATTGAAATGCTTAAACGTCAAAGGATAAGAGGATTGATAATTACTCCAACAGCTGATAACGATAAATTCAATGCTAAGTATTTGAGTATATTAGAAAATCTTAACGTTCCTGTAGTTTTGCTTGATAGAGATGTTAAGTATTCCAAGTTTGATGGTGTATTTCTAGATAGTATTTCAGGAACTTACGATGCTATTGAGTGTTTTATCAAAGAAGGACATAGGAAAATAGCTATCATTTCAGGACCATTGAGTTCTAAGCCAGGTAGAGATAGATTAAGAGGATATAAAAAAGCATTGACAATGAATGGAATTGAAATAGATGATAGATATATATTCTATGGAGATTTTAGGCTGGAAAGCGGTTATGAATTGACTCAAGAAATCTTAAAGATGGAAGATCCTCCTACAGCTATTTTTGTATCCAACAACATGATGAACCTAGGATGCATAAAAGCATTGACTGAGGCTAATGTTAGGATTCCAGAAGATATGGCATTAATAGGATTTGACGAAATAGAATTATTGAATATCATGAATATGGATATAAGTGTTGTATCTCGACCTACTGCACAAATGGGTGAAGTTGCAATGGAGATTTTATTAGATAGATTGAATGAACAAAAGGTTGATAATCAAGATACTAAGAGGATTATATTATTACCAACATTAATACTAAGAGGTTCAGAAAAAAACACAAAATAA
- a CDS encoding alpha/beta fold hydrolase produces MKYEVTNQTKKKTIIFLNGGGVGPWMWEAQLNNLPQYKMITFDYKGHGENGNKDFVSMSDVIDDLRFIIQNEVKNEPVYLIGHSLGAQIALKAFNELPIDKAIIISALNKPMKKILPFIKPLVKCSIPFVRYKWYAKLNAKQLNIKNDLFEDYYNTSKVMNYKSLKNIFSENMSFQNTNQLDDRTLVVVGEKEKKIMLESAKSLSQNPIIIKDAAHDIPYNHYYTINKIIESFL; encoded by the coding sequence ATGAAATATGAAGTTACGAATCAAACTAAAAAAAAGACAATAATATTTTTAAATGGTGGTGGTGTAGGTCCATGGATGTGGGAAGCTCAATTAAATAATCTACCACAATATAAAATGATAACATTTGATTATAAAGGTCATGGAGAAAATGGTAACAAAGATTTTGTTAGCATGTCAGATGTTATAGATGATTTAAGATTCATAATCCAAAATGAAGTGAAAAATGAACCTGTTTACTTAATAGGTCATAGCCTAGGAGCTCAAATAGCTTTAAAAGCTTTTAATGAATTACCAATTGATAAAGCTATTATTATTAGTGCTTTAAATAAGCCGATGAAAAAGATATTACCATTTATTAAGCCGTTAGTAAAATGCAGTATACCCTTTGTCAGATATAAGTGGTATGCCAAATTAAATGCTAAACAACTTAATATAAAAAATGATTTGTTTGAGGATTATTATAATACATCAAAAGTAATGAATTACAAATCCCTAAAAAATATTTTCAGTGAAAACATGTCATTCCAAAATACCAATCAATTAGATGACAGAACTCTTGTAGTGGTAGGAGAGAAAGAGAAAAAAATAATGTTAGAGTCTGCAAAAAGCTTAAGTCAAAATCCTATTATCATCAAGGATGCAGCACATGATATACCATATAATCATTATTATACCATCAATAAAATCATTGAAAGCTTCTTATAG
- a CDS encoding TetR/AcrR family transcriptional regulator, translated as MKELFFKISEDKRDAIILNSIYEFSNYYYHEASLNRIIKASNISKGGLFKYIDSKEDLYLHILEKELKRLINYQLENTNLETTDFFVRIKELSIQSIDFYKENKATYKFILHALTDTTAPVYDKVVNIKGEIVSQLQDEMLKNIDFDCYKIPKSEILIMYKFISDGVNQSINNDTCIEDIIRMLELILDALKYGIVK; from the coding sequence ATGAAAGAACTATTTTTTAAAATCAGTGAAGATAAAAGAGATGCTATCATATTAAATTCAATATACGAGTTCTCTAATTATTATTATCATGAGGCATCTCTTAATAGGATTATTAAAGCATCAAATATATCTAAAGGAGGCTTGTTCAAATATATTGATTCAAAGGAAGATTTGTATTTACATATTCTTGAGAAAGAATTGAAACGATTGATAAATTATCAATTAGAAAATACAAATTTAGAGACTACTGATTTTTTTGTTAGAATAAAGGAACTATCAATTCAAAGTATTGATTTCTATAAAGAGAATAAAGCAACTTATAAGTTCATACTCCACGCTTTGACTGATACCACAGCACCTGTTTACGATAAAGTAGTTAATATCAAAGGTGAGATCGTAAGTCAATTACAAGATGAAATGTTAAAGAATATTGACTTTGATTGTTACAAAATTCCTAAGTCCGAAATTCTAATCATGTATAAATTCATATCAGATGGTGTTAATCAATCAATTAATAATGACACTTGTATAGAAGATATAATACGAATGTTAGAACTGATTTTAGATGCATTAAAATACGGAATTGTAAAGTGA